The Psychromonas sp. MME1 genome window below encodes:
- a CDS encoding DciA family protein has product MNRTRQPKAISLLLQKSNLKPDTSLITKLNSLLQSYLKQHNIEGCRVAYLQNASLLIEIPTATWLIRLQFMRSELLSVMRQEIPGLLEIKIKVNPNLTTSVTNNTKKRHRPIKRASKMPHDVALSFIAMADNANLSYRLHCAH; this is encoded by the coding sequence ATGAATAGAACCCGACAACCTAAAGCTATTTCTTTGCTTTTGCAAAAAAGTAACCTAAAGCCTGACACGAGCCTAATCACGAAGCTCAATAGTTTACTACAAAGCTATTTGAAACAACATAATATAGAAGGCTGTCGAGTAGCTTATTTACAAAATGCGAGCTTGCTTATAGAAATCCCCACCGCAACGTGGTTAATTCGCTTACAATTTATGCGCAGTGAGTTACTTAGCGTAATGCGTCAGGAGATACCCGGTCTTCTTGAGATAAAAATAAAAGTAAACCCTAATCTGACCACGAGCGTAACAAACAACACTAAAAAACGTCACAGGCCCATTAAACGCGCCAGTAAAATGCCGCACGATGTGGCACTATCATTTATAGCGATGGCTGATAATGCGAACCTGAGCTACAGGCTGCATTGCGCTCACTAG
- a CDS encoding M23 family metallopeptidase — protein MSFLLFVTLLIGCAWFIQSYYQSQLNQFKLSATNNRDVSKDQYLALIEAQSNEKIGVLADKIANVEAQINRLNALGERVIDKSNLPKKEFDFDTSLPIGGPNIDPVGQSSQFVPLLEYIENIELHLENQQKQLVRLEIALNNLNLTKQLYISGRPVKGKGSWISSPFGTRKDPFTGRMTRHKGVDIAGYSGMPIIATAAGVVTDSGKKSGYGFMVEIQHGNGLVTRYAHAKKLKVNIGDVVKKGDIIAVMGSTGRSTGPHVHYEVLRNGMRINPNYYIQRTTG, from the coding sequence GTGAGTTTTCTTCTTTTTGTCACCTTATTAATAGGATGTGCTTGGTTTATACAATCTTATTACCAAAGCCAATTAAATCAATTTAAATTAAGTGCAACAAATAATCGAGATGTTAGTAAAGATCAATATCTAGCGCTCATTGAAGCACAAAGTAATGAGAAGATTGGCGTATTAGCTGATAAAATAGCGAATGTAGAAGCACAAATTAATCGCTTAAATGCATTGGGGGAGCGTGTTATTGATAAATCGAATTTACCCAAAAAGGAATTTGATTTTGATACCTCTTTGCCTATTGGCGGCCCAAATATAGATCCAGTCGGGCAAAGTTCTCAGTTTGTTCCCCTGTTGGAATACATTGAAAATATTGAGCTACATCTCGAAAATCAACAAAAGCAGCTTGTACGTCTTGAAATCGCCTTAAACAATCTCAATCTCACTAAGCAACTGTATATTTCTGGCCGCCCAGTCAAAGGGAAAGGCTCATGGATATCTTCTCCCTTTGGTACTCGCAAAGATCCTTTTACCGGAAGAATGACTCGGCATAAAGGTGTTGATATTGCCGGGTATAGTGGTATGCCAATTATCGCCACCGCAGCGGGTGTTGTGACTGATTCTGGGAAAAAAAGTGGTTATGGGTTTATGGTTGAGATCCAGCACGGTAATGGCTTGGTAACACGTTATGCGCATGCTAAAAAGTTAAAGGTAAATATTGGGGATGTTGTTAAAAAAGGGGACATCATTGCGGTGATGGGGAGTACAGGACGTTCTACGGGGCCTCATGTGCATTATGAAGTATTAAGAAATGGGATGAGAATCAATCCAAATTATTATATACAAAGAACGACTGGTTGA
- the secA gene encoding preprotein translocase subunit SecA: MITQLITKIIGSRNDRYIKQLRKIVNEINKIEPEIQSLSDQELKAKTVEFQERIAAGESIDDVLVEAFAVVRSASERVFGMRHFDVQLIGGMVLNENKIAEMRTGEGKTLTATLPAYLNALTGKGVHIITVNDYLAQRDAQWNAKLFEFLGLTVGINIAGLTPEQKRAAYAADITYGTNNEFGFDYLRDNMAFEVQQRVMRPLHYAIIDEVDSILIDEARTPLIISGPTDGDSSLYTQLNTVIPLLSKQDKEDTEEYIGEGDYTVDEKSKQVLLTERGQEKVEKILQERGLLEENQSLYAAASISLLHHVNAALRAHTLFEKDVEYIVNDQGEVVIVDEHTGRTMPGRRWSEGLHQAVEAKEGVKIQNENQTLASITFQNFFRLYKKLAGMTGTADTEAFEFQSIYGLETIVLPTNKPMIRKDGGDLVYLTDEEKYQAIVADIKTRVERRQPVLIGTVSIENSELLSNLMDKAKIKHSVLNAKFHAKEADIIANAGALGVVTIATNMAGRGTDIVLGGNLQARLAKLGELTTEQIEAETEKWKAEHKMVLEAGGLYIVGTERHESRRIDNQLRGRAGRQGDPGESRFYLSMEDSLMRIFASEKVSNMMKKMGMENGEAIEHPWVTRAIENAQRKVEGRNFDMRKSLLDYDDVANDQRKIVYQQRNGVMDSDDIGETIEQIWGDVFNRIIDEYVPQNSLTEQWDLEGLELRLKNDFLINLPVQQWLVDDANLQEETIRENILTYAKESYAAKKELVGEEIIASFEKSVMLQTIDSLWKEHLAAMDHLRQGIHLRGYAQKDPKQEYKRESFEMFLAMLDNLKTDVVMILSKVQVQSREEVDAIAEQRRQAEAMAKIEMQHAQASNGELTQSDEQADSHETFVREQPKVGRNEPCPCGSGKKYKQCHGKLS; this comes from the coding sequence ATGATCACACAGCTAATAACAAAAATAATAGGCAGTCGTAACGACCGTTATATCAAACAACTCCGTAAAATTGTTAATGAAATAAATAAAATTGAACCGGAAATACAATCATTATCGGATCAAGAACTAAAAGCTAAAACGGTTGAATTTCAAGAGCGTATTGCAGCCGGAGAGAGCATTGATGATGTCCTTGTGGAAGCTTTTGCTGTCGTTCGTAGCGCTTCTGAGCGTGTGTTTGGGATGCGTCATTTTGATGTGCAACTTATTGGCGGAATGGTCTTAAATGAAAATAAAATTGCAGAAATGCGTACTGGTGAAGGTAAAACGCTAACGGCAACCTTACCTGCTTATTTGAATGCGTTGACGGGTAAAGGGGTACATATTATTACCGTCAATGATTATTTGGCACAACGTGATGCTCAATGGAATGCAAAATTATTTGAATTTTTAGGTTTAACCGTTGGTATTAATATCGCGGGCCTGACGCCTGAACAAAAACGAGCAGCCTATGCAGCTGATATTACCTATGGTACTAACAATGAATTTGGCTTTGATTACCTTCGCGATAATATGGCCTTTGAGGTTCAGCAACGTGTTATGCGTCCATTGCATTATGCTATTATCGATGAAGTCGATTCTATTTTAATTGATGAAGCTCGGACACCATTAATCATTTCAGGCCCAACTGATGGCGACTCTTCGCTTTATACACAATTAAATACGGTTATTCCATTACTTAGTAAGCAAGATAAAGAAGATACTGAGGAATATATTGGAGAAGGGGATTACACCGTTGATGAAAAAAGCAAGCAAGTTTTATTAACAGAACGTGGTCAAGAAAAAGTAGAGAAAATTTTACAAGAGCGTGGTTTATTAGAAGAAAATCAATCATTGTATGCTGCTGCGAGTATTAGTTTATTGCACCATGTAAATGCTGCATTACGTGCTCATACACTCTTTGAAAAAGATGTCGAATATATTGTCAATGATCAAGGTGAAGTGGTCATCGTTGATGAACATACTGGGCGTACCATGCCTGGTCGTCGTTGGTCAGAAGGCTTACACCAAGCCGTTGAAGCGAAAGAAGGTGTAAAAATTCAAAATGAGAATCAAACATTAGCCTCTATTACTTTCCAAAATTTCTTCCGTTTATATAAAAAACTAGCCGGCATGACTGGTACTGCGGATACTGAAGCTTTTGAGTTTCAATCTATTTATGGTTTAGAAACCATTGTATTACCGACTAATAAACCGATGATCCGTAAAGATGGTGGTGATTTAGTTTATCTAACCGATGAAGAAAAGTATCAAGCAATTGTAGCTGATATTAAAACGCGTGTAGAGCGTCGTCAGCCTGTTTTGATCGGCACCGTCTCTATCGAAAACTCCGAACTTTTGTCAAACTTAATGGATAAAGCGAAGATAAAACATAGTGTTTTGAATGCCAAATTCCATGCAAAAGAAGCGGATATTATTGCCAATGCCGGTGCTTTAGGTGTTGTGACGATTGCAACTAATATGGCTGGTCGTGGTACTGACATCGTTTTAGGTGGTAATTTGCAGGCTCGCCTTGCAAAATTAGGTGAATTGACAACTGAGCAAATAGAAGCAGAGACTGAAAAGTGGAAAGCTGAGCACAAAATGGTGCTAGAAGCCGGTGGGCTTTACATTGTTGGTACTGAACGCCATGAGTCGCGCCGTATTGATAACCAGTTACGGGGGCGAGCAGGGCGTCAGGGTGATCCTGGGGAGAGCCGTTTTTATCTCTCGATGGAAGATTCTTTGATGCGAATTTTTGCTTCAGAAAAAGTCTCCAATATGATGAAAAAAATGGGCATGGAAAATGGCGAAGCCATTGAACATCCTTGGGTTACGCGTGCTATTGAAAATGCACAACGTAAAGTTGAAGGGCGTAACTTTGATATGCGTAAGTCATTATTAGATTACGATGACGTGGCTAACGATCAACGTAAAATAGTATATCAACAGCGTAATGGCGTGATGGATAGCGATGATATTGGTGAAACAATTGAGCAAATTTGGGGGGATGTATTTAATCGTATTATTGATGAATATGTGCCACAAAACTCGCTAACAGAACAGTGGGATCTTGAGGGGTTAGAGCTACGCCTTAAAAATGACTTTTTAATCAATCTTCCGGTTCAACAGTGGCTTGTCGATGATGCTAATTTACAAGAAGAGACTATTCGTGAAAATATTCTCACTTATGCCAAAGAGAGTTACGCTGCTAAAAAAGAGTTGGTTGGAGAGGAGATCATCGCCTCATTTGAAAAATCTGTTATGTTGCAAACGATCGATTCTCTGTGGAAGGAGCATTTAGCTGCGATGGATCATCTGCGTCAAGGTATCCATTTACGTGGCTATGCACAAAAAGATCCTAAACAAGAGTATAAACGAGAATCCTTTGAAATGTTCTTAGCTATGTTGGATAACTTAAAAACCGATGTGGTTATGATTTTATCTAAAGTGCAAGTGCAAAGCAGGGAAGAGGTTGATGCGATTGCAGAGCAACGCAGACAAGCAGAAGCTATGGCTAAAATTGAAATGCAACATGCACAAGCGAGCAATGGTGAACTAACACAAAGTGATGAACAGGCAGATAGTCATGAAACATTTGTTAGAGAACAGCCTAAAGTTGGCCGTAACGAACCTTGTCCATGTGGTTCAGGTAAAAAGTATAAACAGTGTCATGGTAAGCTAAGTTAA